GAATTCGAGCGTGCACAGCGAATGCGTGATGCCTTCGAGCGCATCCGAGATGCAGTGCGTGTAGTCATACATCGGATACACGCACCACGCGTCGCCGGTGCGGTAGTGGTGCGCGTAGCGGATCCGGTAGATCACCGGGTCGCGCATGTTCATGTTCGGCGAAGCCATGTCGATCTTCGCGCGCAGCACGTGCTCGCCTTCCTTGAACTCGCCGGCCTTCATGCGGCGGAACAGGTCGAGGTTTTCTTCCGGCGTGCGCTCGCGGAACGGCGACGGCTTGCCGCCTTCCGTCAGCGAGCCGCGGTTCGCGCGCATTTCATCGGCGCTCTGGCTGTCGACATACGCCTTGCCGCGCTTGATCAGCAGCTCGGCGAACTCGTACAGCTTGTCGTAGTAGTCGCTCGCGAAATACTGATGATCGACCGCGTCCTTGCGCCAGTCGAAACCGAGCCAGCGCACCGCGTCGACGATCGAGTCGACGTACTCGACGCTTTCCTTTTCCGGGTTCGTGTCGTCGAAGCGCAGGTGGCACACGCCGCCGTAGTCGCGCGCGACGCTGAAGTTCAGGCAGATGCTCTTCGCATGGCCGATGTGCAGATAGCCGTTCGGCTCGGGCGGGAAGCGCGTCTCGACGCGTCCGCTCCATTTGCCGGTGCGGTTGTCGTCGTCGATGATGTTGCGGATGAAATTGGAAGCCGCGGGGGCGTCGTTGCGTTCGGTGCTCATGCGGTTGGCGTCAGGTTGTGTCGGCGCGTCGCGCCGGTTTAATCCTGTAATTCTACCTGACCGGGGTCCGTCCCGCGCGGCTTGCGGGTCCGGCACCGTGCGTTCGCGATGCGTACCGCAATATATCGAGTGTGTGTCGGCTGTAACACGACGTAAATCGGATTGCCCGCGCCGTTCGGGTTTTCCTATGATGGCTTTACCGATACAACGCCGCCATTCGTATTTTTTTCCGGGCGGAAGGAAGCCAATAACCATGATGAAGAAGACCACTTTTCTCGTTCGCACCGCGGTGATCGTCGCGGCCCTGTCGCAACTCGGCGCATGCGCGATGACGCATACGCAACGTAATGCCGGTATCGGTGCGGCCGCGGGCGGCGCGCTCGGCTACCTGATCACGGGCGGCCCGGTCGGCACCGTCGCCGGTGCGGCGGCAGGCGGCCTGGTCGGCGCCGGCGTCCGCTGATCGAAGCCGGCGGGCGCCCGCGACGCGGGTGCCGCTGAACGCCGGCCGGTCGTGACGCCGGTCCGAGCGCGTCACGACCCGCATGAATTTCACGCACATCCCCGGTTTTTGACAGGCAGCATCAGGGAGAGGAGGGTGTGCGACACTTCGTCGACGCCACATCACGATTCCAATCGTCGACGAATCCTCCATGAGCGACCCCTTCGTTTTCGTCCTGCCGGGCTACGGCAATTCCGGCCCGCTTCACTGGCAGAGCCGCTGGGAGCGTGCCGACGCGCGCTTTTCGCGAATCGCGATGCCCGACTGGGACCACGCGTTCCGCAACGGCTGGTGTCTCGCGCTCGACCGTGCGGTCGAAGCCGCGGGCGGCCCCGTACTGATTGCCGGCCACAGCCTCGGCACGCTGACCACCGCATGGTGGGCGACGCGCTATGCGCGCCCGGCTGCGCTCGCGAAAGTACGCGGTGCGCTGCTCGTCGCGTTGCCCGATCCCGCCGGGCCGGCGTTTCCGGCCGACGCGCACGGCTTCGGCCCGGTGCCGCACGAGCGGTTGCCATTTCCGACTTGCGTCGTCGCGAGCAGCGACGACCCGTACGGTTCGCTCGCATTCGCGCGCGGTTGCGCACACGCGTGGGGCAGTGAACTCCGCGAGATCGGCCCGCGCGGCCACATCAATGCGGACAGCGGGCTCGGCGACTGGCCGGCCGCCCGCGGCTGGCTCGACGCGCTCGCGCGGTAGGCGGGCGAGCGCCACCGCGCGAGCCTGACGCGTCAGATTGCCTGTTTCGCCTTCAGCGCGGCAATCCGCGCATCGTCGTAACCGAGCATGTCGCGCAGCACGTCGTCGGTCTGCGCGCCGAGCAGCGGCG
The DNA window shown above is from Burkholderia cepacia and carries:
- a CDS encoding ornithine acetyltransferase, coding for MMKKTTFLVRTAVIVAALSQLGACAMTHTQRNAGIGAAAGGALGYLITGGPVGTVAGAAAGGLVGAGVR
- a CDS encoding RBBP9/YdeN family alpha/beta hydrolase; this translates as MSDPFVFVLPGYGNSGPLHWQSRWERADARFSRIAMPDWDHAFRNGWCLALDRAVEAAGGPVLIAGHSLGTLTTAWWATRYARPAALAKVRGALLVALPDPAGPAFPADAHGFGPVPHERLPFPTCVVASSDDPYGSLAFARGCAHAWGSELREIGPRGHINADSGLGDWPAARGWLDALAR